One Drosophila santomea strain STO CAGO 1482 chromosome X, Prin_Dsan_1.1, whole genome shotgun sequence DNA segment encodes these proteins:
- the LOC120455202 gene encoding pneumococcal serine-rich repeat protein isoform X1, with protein MDARRQKRLGPAPIASFEKSFEDNATTNAQQSQQQQQQQQEEQQHHHHQPHNHQHPGQVAMMEQSVRNQTTMSKTTNRNRTAGGIEAPSIATASASASALANASTAASASATSAASASSSSSSSVSSATCSATIVQAKQRPPPLKTATTTVTTTLVSSSEGGQPIPPTAHTAGGPGGGPGGGASAGGSYRGAATLTTPSTPRIELSRASSSSHHEEDSRESSPENVFEQVGTGTLQETIGLGFREDGALELRSSTEELYFMDPEQKKEEQERIQQQQQQAKRSSPHIFKFDDHQSYLQQHQRKDSASSEVAALLCISGRTSRISSVGSQGSAVSRLSAISGVSRSPSPHRMLLETSFCGPKPVELAGSGGASNASTAASSAHSQADGMPGAGTVAANAALLEQLLLARKHDPTQAVLAEGIKVLPPAPSGAAATSSSRSRSRQTSSLANGERMEKEPKVKQSIGAQRRSTKSPGQMVVGKTASGTEYIRINLRPDHMYSDKGIASNERVVEAPNQLAPVYSKPASLSLQGAPIEEHRLTPTASPKPGRRLTSRSPSPATGAGGGAGGSVSRKSSFSSLFRLGKDSPDSPRETARSRSKSKERPATASGGLGGGGGAGGGGSQNVTPSKQKSVLAIFKPGKRGSQSSKSSSPIESSVEPVPPPPPPAPGSGSTNRSRTPVGSRPGSRLRYYDEPVEGVIHIPLHTPPEEREARTLLQGIQQLTHAAQASMDPSPLPTHRAPPTSAQPVAPGTQITATQLAAAAAALRPVTQRRVAQRPDLDAIQSMPSQEDPPTAPGEEPILQQPEPANWSLEVQRHSSQDSQETTAESVGSVVSARAANLAQQREQAAMQRLPSVESTQSACEPRLVHTVATVNAPNPDSEAAAKERRRLLFATRLGSGSQEQLFSTQFSISKTESQSSQLSEQVEHSGSETAEGLQRQATVIRRMETGPPPPPPRGVCSSEEEQGAVMSGSVVMRAKRSKSRPSSEDEAAPTAAAAPADLRHSRYLENFDVRRKLHENLTEAEVSRSGEMPGSQATIPRKPKRQSVPESRRETPSYSSGTVTPTTPTPTPATPVGQSKQPPTSATTPTSKGVSVTTTPATAAHASTSFTGPPDTSSIEPSNTTRRDQPSTSHKEPPTGAAREPVTTSIRAHESTSHHDSLTSVSSPPPERRHSQSTDEHEPVESSESERDSDMAGSSSVTTAVPAGGESGRRHHNFPRNVCVIEEHESTGLVSQESFEDELPYIPTTLPEERAQGVPIIPMRERANMELKTCPVDRPRSTTPLNPSHLEEYCTGIMTPQEATPGGYQETDGVGGASTGIGGGGLGGTPVRGEKLRISLPRKESIGKERIQNSKSPRRVSNTSGKSWFEFAEEGLRANNNLERKDSAKQLLPVVTPPPATPSTLEEPKPKASTQRKLSGHWIDFENIPEKRKPAKRITTLPKETITSSVPVTATTSSSSACGSGHRSGTGTGHHHHHHHHHQQASKTNTEGGDKLHYNYVKPEDCQCECHEAERGESSQATAGAGDTSTETGTGTGTGTGSESLASVELLQQGEDMLPLLEPDTSAEGRIYGDEDQAPLMRHSGKGVTHPRSQHEEFSRREGGSSPRNRKFPERK; from the exons ATGGATGCGCGCCGGCAGAAACGACTTGGCCCAGCGCCAATTGCATCCTTCGAGAAGTCATTCGAGGACAATGCCACGACAAATGCacaacagtcgcagcagcagcagcagcagcagcaggaggagcaacagcatcaccatcaccagcCCCATAACCATCAGCATCCTGGCCAAGTGGCG aTGATGGAGCAGAGTGTGAGGAATCAGACAACGATGTCGAAGACGACGAATCGCAATAGAACCGCCGGCGGCATTGAAGCACCCAGCATAGCCactgcatccgcatccgcttCTGCATTAGCAAATGCAAGTACAGCCGCCTCCGCATCCGCAACATCCGCAGCATCCGCCTCCTCCTCTTCGTCGTCATCGGTTTCATCGGCCACTTGCTCGGCGACGATTGTCCAGGCGAAGCAGAGACCGCCGCCACTGAAAACGGCAACGACAACGGTGACCACCACCTTGGTGAGCAGCAGCGAGGGCGGTCAGCCCAtaccacccaccgcccacacgGCTGGCGGTCCAGGGGGCGGCCCAGGGGGTGGTGCTAGTGCAGGTGGGAGTTATCGCGGGGCAGCCACCCTGACCACGCCCTCAACGCCCCGCATCGAACTGAGTCGCGCCTCCAGTTCGTCGCATCACGAGGAGGACAGCCGGGAAAGCAGTCCGGAAAATGTATTCGAGCAG GTCGGCACCGGCACCCTACAGGAAACGATTGGCCTTGGCTTTCGGGAGGATGGCGCTTTGGAGCTGCGCAGCTCCACCGAGGAGCTGTACTTCATGGATCCCGAGCAGAaaaaggaggagcaggagcggatccagcagcagcagcagcag GCCAAGCGCTCATCGCCGCACATCTTCAAGTTCGATGACCACCAGAGTTACCTGCAACAGCACCAGCGCAAGGACTCGGCCAGCTCGGAGGTGGCTGCCCTGCTGTGCATCTCGGGTCGCACCAGCCGCATCTCGAGCGTGGGCAGCCAGGGATCGGCGGTGAGTCGCCTCTCGGCGATATCGGGTGTCTCGCGCTCCCCCTCCCCGCATCGCATGCTCCTGGAGACCTCATTCTGTGGCCCCAAGCCCGTGGAGCTGGCCGGGAGCGGGGGTGCCAGCAATGCCTCCACGGCAGCCAGCTCCGCTCACAGTCAGGCGGACGGAATGCCGGGTGCCGGCACTGTGGCCGCAAATGCGGCACTATTGGAGCAACTGTTGCTAGCCCGCAAACATGATCCCACCCAGGCGGTACTGGCCGAGGGCATCAAGGTGCTGCCCCCCGCACCATCAGGTGCCGCAGCCACCAGCTCAAGTCGCAGCAGGAGCAGGCAGACCAGCTCGCTGGCCAACGGCGAACGGATGGAGAAGGAACCAAAGGTGAAGCAGTCGATTGGCGCCCAACGCAGGAGCACCAAGAGTCCGGGTCAAATGGTTGTGGGCAAGACGGCCAGCGGCACGGAGTATATAAGGATTAATCTCAGACCGGATCACATGTACAGTGACAAGGGCATTGCATCTAATGAGCGCGTGGTGGAGGCACCCAATCAACTGGCACCGGTCTACTCCAAGCCGGCCTCGTTGAGCCTGCAGGGTGCTCCCATAGAGGAGCATCGTTTGACCCCCACAGCGAGTCCCAAGCCGGGTCGACGCCTGACCAGTCGTTCACCTTCACCCGCCACTGGAGCTGGTGGCGGAGCAGGTGGCTCCGTGTCGCGCAAGAGCTCCTTCAGCTCCCTCTTTCGTTTGGGCAAAGATTCACCAGATTCGCCCAGGGAGACGGCTCGATCGCGTAGCAAAAGCAAAGAACGACCAGCCACTGCATCGGGCGGATtgggaggaggaggcggagcaGGCGGAGGCGGTTCCCAAAATGTAACGCCTAGTAAGCAAAAATCCGTGCTGGCCATCTTCAAGCCGGGCAAGAGGGGCAGTCAGAGCAGCAAGAGCTCGTCGCCCATAGAGTCCAGTGTTGAGCCCgtgccaccgccaccaccacccgcACCTGGATCGGGGTCAACAAATCGCAGCCGAACCCCCGTGGGATCGCGACCAGGCAGTCGCCTGCGTTACTACGATGAGCCTGTGGAGGGGGTTATCCATATACCGCTGCACACGCCGCCGGAAGAGCGCGAGGCACGCACTCTGCTGCAAGGCATCCAGCAGCTGACTCATGCGGCGCAGGCCAGCATGGATCCCTCGCCGCTGCCCACCCACCGAGCACCGCCCACTTCCGCTCAACCAGTGGCGCCGGGCACCCAAATCACAGCCACCCAATTGGCGGCCGCAGCGGCTGCCTTGCGCCCCGTGACCCAAAGGAGGGTGGCCCAACGACCGGATCTGGATGCCATACAATCGATGCCCAGCCAGGAAGATCCGCCAACGGCGCCTGGCGAGGAGCCGATCCTTCAGCAGCCGGAACCGGCCAACTGGAGCCTGGAGGTTCAGCGACACAGTTCGCAGGATTCGCAGGAGACGACGGCCGAATCGGTGGGTTCGGTGGTTAGTGCCCGGGCGGCTAATCTTGCCCAGCAACGGGAGCAGGCAGCCATGCAGCGACTGCCCTCCGTGGAGAGCACACAGAGTGCCTGCGAGCCGAGATTGGTGCACACGGTGGCCACTGTGAATGCTCCCAATCCGGATTCGGAGGCAGCCGCCAAGGAGCGCAGACGTCTGTTGTTCGCCACGCGGTTGGGTTCAGGCAGTCAGGAGCAGCTCTTCTCCACCCAGTTCAGTATTTCGAAGACAGAGAGCCAGTCGAGTCAGCTGTCCGAGCAAGTGGAGCACTCTGGCTCTGAAACCGCCGAGGGATTGCAGCGCCAGGCAACTGTGATTCGACGAATGGAAACCGGtcctccaccgccaccgccaagAGGCGTCTGCAGTtcggaggaggagcagggcGCCGTCATGTCCGGCTCGGTGGTGATGCGTGCCAAGCGGTCCAAGTCGCGTCCCAGCTCGGAGGATGAAGCTGCTCCGACGGCAGCGGCGGCACCAGCGGATTTGCGCCACTCACGTTACTTGGAGAACTTCGATGTGCGCCGCAAGCTGCACGAGAATCTTACGGAGGCGGAAGTGAGTCGATCGGGTGAAATGCCAGGCAGTCAGGCAACCATACCCAGAAAGCCAAAGCGACAGAGCGTTCCAGAATCAAGAC GTGAAACCCCAAGCTATAGTTCTGGCACTGTCACACCCACCACTCCCACACCAACGCCAGCCACACCGGTGGGTCAGTCCAAGCAGCCACCGACCTCTGCAACTACTCCCACATCCAAAGGAGTTTCAGTAACCACCACACCCGCCACCGCTGCTCACGCTTCCACTTCTTTTACGGGTCCTCCAGACACTTCCTCCATTGAGCCATCAAACACCACCCGCAGGGATCAGCCCAGCACTTCCCATAAGGAGCCACCAACTGGAGCCGCTAGGGAACCTGTAACCACTTCCATTAGGGCGCACGAAAGCACTTCCCATCACGATTCTCTGACCAGTGTATCCTCCCCGCCACCAGAACGTCGTCATTCGCAGTCAACGGATGAGCACGAGCCCGTGGAATCCTCGGAGAGTGAAAGGGACTCGGACATGGCCGGTAGCTCTTCAGTGACTACGGCAGTGCCTGCTGGTGGAGAATCAGGACGACGGCACCACAACTTTCCGCGCAACGTGTGCGTCATAGAGGAGCATGAGAGCACGGGTCTGGTGTCTCAAGAGTCCTTTGAGGACGAGCTGCCCTACATACCCACCACGCTGCCCGAGGAGCGGGCCCAGGGTGTGCCTATAATCCCCATGAGAGAACGAGCGAATATGGAACTGAAGACGTGCCCGGTGGACAGGCCAAGATCCACCACGCCGCTGAATCCCTCGCATCTTGAGGAGTACTGCACGGGAATCATGACACCGCAGGAGGCAACACCTGGTGGGTATCAAGAGACCGACGGAGTAGGTGGTGCTAGCACTGGAATCGGAGGTGGTGGACTGGGCGGAACTCCAGTGCGGGGGGAGAAGCTGAGGATCAGTCTACCACGCAAGGAGTCCATCGGCAAGGAGCGTATACAGAACTCCAAGTCACCGCGTCGTGTGTCCAACACCAGTGGCAAGTCCTGGTTTGAATTCGCCGAGGAGGGTCTACGAGCCAATAACAACCTGGAGCGCAAGGATTCCGCCAAACAATTGCTCCCGGTGGTCACACCTCCACCAGCTACTCCTTCTACCCTGGAGGAACCAAAGCCGAAGGCCTCAACCCAACGAAAGCTCTCCGGGCATTGGATCGACTTCGAGAACATACCCGAAAAGAGGAAACCGGCCAAGAGGATCACCACCCTGCCCAAGGAAACGATAACGAGCAGTGTGCCCGTCACGGCCACCACCAGTTCCTCTTCCGCCTGCGGCAGTGGTCATCGTTCCGGCACCGGAACTggccaccatcatcatcaccaccaccatcaccagcaGGCGTCAAAAACGAATACGGAAGGCGGGGATAAGTTGCACTACAACTACGTAAAGCCGGAGGACTGCCAGTGCGAGTGTCACGAGGCGGAGCGCGGCGAATCCTCGCAAGCAACGGCCGGAGCGGGAGATACCAGTACAGAAACGGGCACtggaacgggaacgggaacgggcAGCGAGTCTCTGGCGTCCgtggagctgctgcagcagggCGAGGACATGTTGCCCCTACTCGAACCCGACACCTCGGCGGAGGGCAG AATTTACGGGGACGAGGATCAGGCGCCTCTAATGCGTCACAGTGGCAAGGGAGTCACCCATCCCAGG AGCCAGCACGAGGAGTTTTCTCGTCGGGAGGGCGGCTCCAGTCCTCGCAATCGCAAGTTCCCCGAAAGGAAGTAA
- the LOC120455202 gene encoding pneumococcal serine-rich repeat protein isoform X3, which translates to MMEQSVRNQTTMSKTTNRNRTAGGIEAPSIATASASASALANASTAASASATSAASASSSSSSSVSSATCSATIVQAKQRPPPLKTATTTVTTTLVSSSEGGQPIPPTAHTAGGPGGGPGGGASAGGSYRGAATLTTPSTPRIELSRASSSSHHEEDSRESSPENVFEQETIGLGFREDGALELRSSTEELYFMDPEQKKEEQERIQQQQQQAKRSSPHIFKFDDHQSYLQQHQRKDSASSEVAALLCISGRTSRISSVGSQGSAVSRLSAISGVSRSPSPHRMLLETSFCGPKPVELAGSGGASNASTAASSAHSQADGMPGAGTVAANAALLEQLLLARKHDPTQAVLAEGIKVLPPAPSGAAATSSSRSRSRQTSSLANGERMEKEPKVKQSIGAQRRSTKSPGQMVVGKTASGTEYIRINLRPDHMYSDKGIASNERVVEAPNQLAPVYSKPASLSLQGAPIEEHRLTPTASPKPGRRLTSRSPSPATGAGGGAGGSVSRKSSFSSLFRLGKDSPDSPRETARSRSKSKERPATASGGLGGGGGAGGGGSQNVTPSKQKSVLAIFKPGKRGSQSSKSSSPIESSVEPVPPPPPPAPGSGSTNRSRTPVGSRPGSRLRYYDEPVEGVIHIPLHTPPEEREARTLLQGIQQLTHAAQASMDPSPLPTHRAPPTSAQPVAPGTQITATQLAAAAAALRPVTQRRVAQRPDLDAIQSMPSQEDPPTAPGEEPILQQPEPANWSLEVQRHSSQDSQETTAESVGSVVSARAANLAQQREQAAMQRLPSVESTQSACEPRLVHTVATVNAPNPDSEAAAKERRRLLFATRLGSGSQEQLFSTQFSISKTESQSSQLSEQVEHSGSETAEGLQRQATVIRRMETGPPPPPPRGVCSSEEEQGAVMSGSVVMRAKRSKSRPSSEDEAAPTAAAAPADLRHSRYLENFDVRRKLHENLTEAEVSRSGEMPGSQATIPRKPKRQSVPESRRETPSYSSGTVTPTTPTPTPATPVGQSKQPPTSATTPTSKGVSVTTTPATAAHASTSFTGPPDTSSIEPSNTTRRDQPSTSHKEPPTGAAREPVTTSIRAHESTSHHDSLTSVSSPPPERRHSQSTDEHEPVESSESERDSDMAGSSSVTTAVPAGGESGRRHHNFPRNVCVIEEHESTGLVSQESFEDELPYIPTTLPEERAQGVPIIPMRERANMELKTCPVDRPRSTTPLNPSHLEEYCTGIMTPQEATPGGYQETDGVGGASTGIGGGGLGGTPVRGEKLRISLPRKESIGKERIQNSKSPRRVSNTSGKSWFEFAEEGLRANNNLERKDSAKQLLPVVTPPPATPSTLEEPKPKASTQRKLSGHWIDFENIPEKRKPAKRITTLPKETITSSVPVTATTSSSSACGSGHRSGTGTGHHHHHHHHHQQASKTNTEGGDKLHYNYVKPEDCQCECHEAERGESSQATAGAGDTSTETGTGTGTGTGSESLASVELLQQGEDMLPLLEPDTSAEGRIYGDEDQAPLMRHSGKGVTHPRSQHEEFSRREGGSSPRNRKFPERK; encoded by the exons aTGATGGAGCAGAGTGTGAGGAATCAGACAACGATGTCGAAGACGACGAATCGCAATAGAACCGCCGGCGGCATTGAAGCACCCAGCATAGCCactgcatccgcatccgcttCTGCATTAGCAAATGCAAGTACAGCCGCCTCCGCATCCGCAACATCCGCAGCATCCGCCTCCTCCTCTTCGTCGTCATCGGTTTCATCGGCCACTTGCTCGGCGACGATTGTCCAGGCGAAGCAGAGACCGCCGCCACTGAAAACGGCAACGACAACGGTGACCACCACCTTGGTGAGCAGCAGCGAGGGCGGTCAGCCCAtaccacccaccgcccacacgGCTGGCGGTCCAGGGGGCGGCCCAGGGGGTGGTGCTAGTGCAGGTGGGAGTTATCGCGGGGCAGCCACCCTGACCACGCCCTCAACGCCCCGCATCGAACTGAGTCGCGCCTCCAGTTCGTCGCATCACGAGGAGGACAGCCGGGAAAGCAGTCCGGAAAATGTATTCGAGCAG GAAACGATTGGCCTTGGCTTTCGGGAGGATGGCGCTTTGGAGCTGCGCAGCTCCACCGAGGAGCTGTACTTCATGGATCCCGAGCAGAaaaaggaggagcaggagcggatccagcagcagcagcagcag GCCAAGCGCTCATCGCCGCACATCTTCAAGTTCGATGACCACCAGAGTTACCTGCAACAGCACCAGCGCAAGGACTCGGCCAGCTCGGAGGTGGCTGCCCTGCTGTGCATCTCGGGTCGCACCAGCCGCATCTCGAGCGTGGGCAGCCAGGGATCGGCGGTGAGTCGCCTCTCGGCGATATCGGGTGTCTCGCGCTCCCCCTCCCCGCATCGCATGCTCCTGGAGACCTCATTCTGTGGCCCCAAGCCCGTGGAGCTGGCCGGGAGCGGGGGTGCCAGCAATGCCTCCACGGCAGCCAGCTCCGCTCACAGTCAGGCGGACGGAATGCCGGGTGCCGGCACTGTGGCCGCAAATGCGGCACTATTGGAGCAACTGTTGCTAGCCCGCAAACATGATCCCACCCAGGCGGTACTGGCCGAGGGCATCAAGGTGCTGCCCCCCGCACCATCAGGTGCCGCAGCCACCAGCTCAAGTCGCAGCAGGAGCAGGCAGACCAGCTCGCTGGCCAACGGCGAACGGATGGAGAAGGAACCAAAGGTGAAGCAGTCGATTGGCGCCCAACGCAGGAGCACCAAGAGTCCGGGTCAAATGGTTGTGGGCAAGACGGCCAGCGGCACGGAGTATATAAGGATTAATCTCAGACCGGATCACATGTACAGTGACAAGGGCATTGCATCTAATGAGCGCGTGGTGGAGGCACCCAATCAACTGGCACCGGTCTACTCCAAGCCGGCCTCGTTGAGCCTGCAGGGTGCTCCCATAGAGGAGCATCGTTTGACCCCCACAGCGAGTCCCAAGCCGGGTCGACGCCTGACCAGTCGTTCACCTTCACCCGCCACTGGAGCTGGTGGCGGAGCAGGTGGCTCCGTGTCGCGCAAGAGCTCCTTCAGCTCCCTCTTTCGTTTGGGCAAAGATTCACCAGATTCGCCCAGGGAGACGGCTCGATCGCGTAGCAAAAGCAAAGAACGACCAGCCACTGCATCGGGCGGATtgggaggaggaggcggagcaGGCGGAGGCGGTTCCCAAAATGTAACGCCTAGTAAGCAAAAATCCGTGCTGGCCATCTTCAAGCCGGGCAAGAGGGGCAGTCAGAGCAGCAAGAGCTCGTCGCCCATAGAGTCCAGTGTTGAGCCCgtgccaccgccaccaccacccgcACCTGGATCGGGGTCAACAAATCGCAGCCGAACCCCCGTGGGATCGCGACCAGGCAGTCGCCTGCGTTACTACGATGAGCCTGTGGAGGGGGTTATCCATATACCGCTGCACACGCCGCCGGAAGAGCGCGAGGCACGCACTCTGCTGCAAGGCATCCAGCAGCTGACTCATGCGGCGCAGGCCAGCATGGATCCCTCGCCGCTGCCCACCCACCGAGCACCGCCCACTTCCGCTCAACCAGTGGCGCCGGGCACCCAAATCACAGCCACCCAATTGGCGGCCGCAGCGGCTGCCTTGCGCCCCGTGACCCAAAGGAGGGTGGCCCAACGACCGGATCTGGATGCCATACAATCGATGCCCAGCCAGGAAGATCCGCCAACGGCGCCTGGCGAGGAGCCGATCCTTCAGCAGCCGGAACCGGCCAACTGGAGCCTGGAGGTTCAGCGACACAGTTCGCAGGATTCGCAGGAGACGACGGCCGAATCGGTGGGTTCGGTGGTTAGTGCCCGGGCGGCTAATCTTGCCCAGCAACGGGAGCAGGCAGCCATGCAGCGACTGCCCTCCGTGGAGAGCACACAGAGTGCCTGCGAGCCGAGATTGGTGCACACGGTGGCCACTGTGAATGCTCCCAATCCGGATTCGGAGGCAGCCGCCAAGGAGCGCAGACGTCTGTTGTTCGCCACGCGGTTGGGTTCAGGCAGTCAGGAGCAGCTCTTCTCCACCCAGTTCAGTATTTCGAAGACAGAGAGCCAGTCGAGTCAGCTGTCCGAGCAAGTGGAGCACTCTGGCTCTGAAACCGCCGAGGGATTGCAGCGCCAGGCAACTGTGATTCGACGAATGGAAACCGGtcctccaccgccaccgccaagAGGCGTCTGCAGTtcggaggaggagcagggcGCCGTCATGTCCGGCTCGGTGGTGATGCGTGCCAAGCGGTCCAAGTCGCGTCCCAGCTCGGAGGATGAAGCTGCTCCGACGGCAGCGGCGGCACCAGCGGATTTGCGCCACTCACGTTACTTGGAGAACTTCGATGTGCGCCGCAAGCTGCACGAGAATCTTACGGAGGCGGAAGTGAGTCGATCGGGTGAAATGCCAGGCAGTCAGGCAACCATACCCAGAAAGCCAAAGCGACAGAGCGTTCCAGAATCAAGAC GTGAAACCCCAAGCTATAGTTCTGGCACTGTCACACCCACCACTCCCACACCAACGCCAGCCACACCGGTGGGTCAGTCCAAGCAGCCACCGACCTCTGCAACTACTCCCACATCCAAAGGAGTTTCAGTAACCACCACACCCGCCACCGCTGCTCACGCTTCCACTTCTTTTACGGGTCCTCCAGACACTTCCTCCATTGAGCCATCAAACACCACCCGCAGGGATCAGCCCAGCACTTCCCATAAGGAGCCACCAACTGGAGCCGCTAGGGAACCTGTAACCACTTCCATTAGGGCGCACGAAAGCACTTCCCATCACGATTCTCTGACCAGTGTATCCTCCCCGCCACCAGAACGTCGTCATTCGCAGTCAACGGATGAGCACGAGCCCGTGGAATCCTCGGAGAGTGAAAGGGACTCGGACATGGCCGGTAGCTCTTCAGTGACTACGGCAGTGCCTGCTGGTGGAGAATCAGGACGACGGCACCACAACTTTCCGCGCAACGTGTGCGTCATAGAGGAGCATGAGAGCACGGGTCTGGTGTCTCAAGAGTCCTTTGAGGACGAGCTGCCCTACATACCCACCACGCTGCCCGAGGAGCGGGCCCAGGGTGTGCCTATAATCCCCATGAGAGAACGAGCGAATATGGAACTGAAGACGTGCCCGGTGGACAGGCCAAGATCCACCACGCCGCTGAATCCCTCGCATCTTGAGGAGTACTGCACGGGAATCATGACACCGCAGGAGGCAACACCTGGTGGGTATCAAGAGACCGACGGAGTAGGTGGTGCTAGCACTGGAATCGGAGGTGGTGGACTGGGCGGAACTCCAGTGCGGGGGGAGAAGCTGAGGATCAGTCTACCACGCAAGGAGTCCATCGGCAAGGAGCGTATACAGAACTCCAAGTCACCGCGTCGTGTGTCCAACACCAGTGGCAAGTCCTGGTTTGAATTCGCCGAGGAGGGTCTACGAGCCAATAACAACCTGGAGCGCAAGGATTCCGCCAAACAATTGCTCCCGGTGGTCACACCTCCACCAGCTACTCCTTCTACCCTGGAGGAACCAAAGCCGAAGGCCTCAACCCAACGAAAGCTCTCCGGGCATTGGATCGACTTCGAGAACATACCCGAAAAGAGGAAACCGGCCAAGAGGATCACCACCCTGCCCAAGGAAACGATAACGAGCAGTGTGCCCGTCACGGCCACCACCAGTTCCTCTTCCGCCTGCGGCAGTGGTCATCGTTCCGGCACCGGAACTggccaccatcatcatcaccaccaccatcaccagcaGGCGTCAAAAACGAATACGGAAGGCGGGGATAAGTTGCACTACAACTACGTAAAGCCGGAGGACTGCCAGTGCGAGTGTCACGAGGCGGAGCGCGGCGAATCCTCGCAAGCAACGGCCGGAGCGGGAGATACCAGTACAGAAACGGGCACtggaacgggaacgggaacgggcAGCGAGTCTCTGGCGTCCgtggagctgctgcagcagggCGAGGACATGTTGCCCCTACTCGAACCCGACACCTCGGCGGAGGGCAG AATTTACGGGGACGAGGATCAGGCGCCTCTAATGCGTCACAGTGGCAAGGGAGTCACCCATCCCAGG AGCCAGCACGAGGAGTTTTCTCGTCGGGAGGGCGGCTCCAGTCCTCGCAATCGCAAGTTCCCCGAAAGGAAGTAA